The following proteins are encoded in a genomic region of Glycine max cultivar Williams 82 chromosome 18, Glycine_max_v4.0, whole genome shotgun sequence:
- the LOC102660397 gene encoding protein NRT1/ PTR FAMILY 5.6, producing MEKRNGGRIEENKEKWVHDASVDYKGRVPLRASTGVWKASLFVLTIEFSERVSYFGIASNLISYLTKVMHEDLSTASKNVNYWSGTTTLMPLVGGFVADAYTGRFYMVLFSSFVYLMGLSLLTMSQFIPSLMPCNTKMCQQPRKVHKVVFLLALYCISFGTGGYKPCLESFGADQFDDDHLEERKKKMSFFNWWSFALCFALLLGATVVVYVQDFVSWGVATLILAILMALTVIAFCVGKPFYRYRRAEGNPLTPILQVLIAAIRKRNLTCPSNPALLHEVPESERSQGRLLSHTNRLRFLDKAAIIEEKHFEQKYNPWRLATVTRVEETKLVLNIIPIWLTSLTVGVCVGQGQTLFVKQAAATNLKISDSFKIPPASMASVAAVGTLIAVPIYDRVVVPILRKVTGNERGISILRRISIGMTLSVLLMVVAALVESKKLRMAAHEVLTVGETRHETMSVMWLIPQYLILGIGDSFSLVGLQEYFYDQVPDSMRSIGMALYLSVLGVGFFLCSFLIIIVEHITGKTGNSWIGKDINSSRLDKFYWMLAVINALVLCVFLLVSKRYTYKAVQRRAMETDCCKSDEVDMVA from the exons ATGGAGAAGAGAAATGGAGGCagaattgaagaaaataaagagaaatgggTGCATGATGCATCTGTGGACTATAAAGGAAGAGTTCCTCTCCGTGCTTCCACTGGTGTATGGAAAGCCTCCCTCTTTGTCCTCA CAATTGAATTTAGTGAAAGGGTAAGCTACTTTGGGATAGCCAGCAATCTTATCTCGTACCTGACTAAAGTGATGCATGAAGACCTTAGTACAGCAAGCAAGAATGTAAACTACTGGTCAGGAACAACAACCCTTATGCCTCTGGTTGGGGGATTTGTTGCTGATGCTTACACTGGTAGATTTTATATGGTCCTGTTTTCTTCATTTGTATACCTCATG GGATTAAGCCTGTTGACCATGTCTCAATTCATCCCAAGTCTAATGCCATGCAACACTAAGATGTGCCAACAGCCTAGGAAGGTTCATAAAGTGGTTTTCTTGCTTGCCCTTTACTGCATCTCCTTTGGTACTGGAGGATACAAACCATGCTTGGAAAGTTTTGGAGCTGATCAATTTGATGATGATCACTTggaagaaaggaagaagaagatgtctTTCTTTAACTGGTGGAGCTTTGCACTGTGCTTTGCGTTGCTGCTTGGTGCAACGGTGGTTGTTTATGTTCAAGATTTTGTCAGCTGGGGAGTAGCTACTCTTATCCTAGCTattcttatggctctcactgtCATAGCTTTCTGTGTGGGAAAACCTTTTTACAGGTACAGGAGGGCAGAAGGAAACCCTTTAACACCAATTTTACAGGTCTTAATTGCAGCAATAAGGAAAAGGAATCTAACTTGTCCATCAAATCCTGCTTTATTGCATGAGGTCCCTGAGTCAGAGAGGTCCCAAGGAAGGCTTCTGAGCCACACTAACAGGCTCAG GTTTCTTGACAAGGCTGCAATAATTGAAGAGAAACATTTTGAGCAGAAGTACAATCCATGGAGATTAGCAACAGTGACTAGAGTGGAGGAAACAAAACTTGTTCTAAATATAATTCCCATATGGCTAACTTCATTAACAGTTGGAGTATGCGTGGGACAAGGACAGAcactctttgtcaaacaagcaGCCGCTACCAACTTAAAGATAAGCGACAGTTTCAAAATCCCACCAGCTTCCATGGCCTCTGTTGCAGCAGTTGGTACCTTAATAGCTGTCCCAATATATGATAGGGTTGTTGTTCCAATTCTGAGAAAAGTCACTGGCAATGAAAGAGGCATCAGCATCCTTAGGAGGATCAGCATTGGCATGACATTATCAGTCTTACTCATGGTTGTTGCCGCTTTAGTAGAATCAAAGAAACTAAGAATGGCTGCACATGAAGTCCTCACGGTAGGGGAAACTAGGCATGAGACTATGAGTGTGATGTGGTTGATACCCCAATACTTGATTCTTGGCATTGGAGATTCATTTTCTCTGGTTGGCTTGCAAGAGTATTTCTATGACCAAGTTCCTGACTCAATGAGAAGCATAGGAATGGCTTTGTATCTTAGTGTGCTTGGAGTAGGATTTTTCTTATGCAGCTTTTTAATCATCATCGTGGAACATATCACGGGTAAAACTGGCAATAGTTGGATTGGGAAGGACATAAATTCAAGTCGTTTGGATAAGTTTTATTGGATGTTAGCTGTCATAAATGCTTTGGTTTTGTGTGTCTTTCTCTTAGTGTCAAAAAGGTACACTTATAAGGCCGTACAGAGAAGAGCTATGGAAACTGATTGTTGTAAGAGTGATGAGGTAGACATGGTGGCTTGA